In Carya illinoinensis cultivar Pawnee chromosome 9, C.illinoinensisPawnee_v1, whole genome shotgun sequence, the following are encoded in one genomic region:
- the LOC122276993 gene encoding uncharacterized protein LOC122276993, producing MAAVLCHLLWSRRNAFVFKDQFMSPETITAMAQAEVSVLREVNSKVSSRLEGGGLAAVVSRQWQLPEWPIVKVNFDAAFDKSLNRGGIGIVVRDCEGKLKACLTTSRDKVFSAAQAEKAALQRALDMCIDMDLNHVVFEGDAKAIIEAVNSRNEDFSWGGQDTDDLQQVMSLHPGWKLSFVLKSANGAAHNAARLAIRESNERVWVKSGPLAVMNSVLSDVSIAIAS from the coding sequence ATGGCTGCAGTGCTGTGTCACCTCCTATGGAGCAGGAGAAATGCTTTTGTCTTCAAGGACCAGTTCATGAGTCCTGAGACCATTACAGCAATGGCTCAGGCTGAAGTTTCAGTGCTGAGGGAGGTTAATTCCAAGGTTAGTAGCAGGTTGGAGGGAGGGGGATTGGCTGCAGTGGTCAGTAGGCAGTGGCAATTACCTGAGTGGCCTATTGTAAAGGTGAATTTCGATGCTGCTTTTGATAAGTCTTTGAATAGAGGTGGAATAGGCATAGTAGTAAGAGATTGTGAAGGAAAGTTAAAAGCCTGCCTAACTACATCAAGGGACAAGGTTTTCTCGGCTGCCCAAGCAGAAAAAGCAGCACTGCAGAGGGCATTGGATATGTGTATAGACatggacttgaaccatgttgtCTTCGAAGGAGATGCAAAGGCAATCATAGAGGCTGTCAATTCAAGAAATGAGGATTTTTCGTGGGGTGGCCAAGATACAGATGATTTGCAGCAAGTGATGAGCCTTCATCCGGGTTGGAAGCTATCTTTTGTTCTCAAGTCAGCTAATGGTGCAGCTCACAATGCTGCAAGATTAGCTATTAGGGAGTCCAACGAGAGGGTGTGGGTTAAGAGTGGACCCTTGGCAGTTATGAACTCTGTTTTGAGTGATGTATCTATTGCTATTGCAAGTTGA